In Eublepharis macularius isolate TG4126 chromosome 4, MPM_Emac_v1.0, whole genome shotgun sequence, the following are encoded in one genomic region:
- the PGS1 gene encoding CDP-diacylglycerol--glycerol-3-phosphate 3-phosphatidyltransferase, mitochondrial isoform X2: MKGQIKAAKKRVVLASLYLGTGPLEQELVDCIETALERSLQACDPSSLSVSILLDFTRGSRGQKNSRTMLLPILRRFPEQVRVSLFHTPNLRGLLRLLIPERFNETIGLQHIKVYLFDDNVILSGANLSESYFTNRQDRYVFLQDSPEIADFFTELVDAVGDVSLQLQQDNSVKVVDGMVHPYQGDKVAYCEAANKRVMKVIDSARTRQEFLHSQNFHCSHAEAPLSKEPKAVGDGQPEPDTWIYPLIQMKPFGIHIDETVTETLLMEAEQGASVYLTTGYFNLTQAYMDLILGTRAKYQILLASPEVNGFFGAKGVAGAIPAAYVHIEQQFFSEVCFLGQQERIRLQEYSRSGWTFHAKGLWLHLAGSSLPCLTLIGSPNFGYRSVHRDLEAQVAIVTKNKSLQQQFHQEQLYLRSGTVSALTFEQPNRYVQLWVKMVTPLIKNFF; the protein is encoded by the exons ATGAAG GGACAAATCAAGGCAGCCAAGAAACGAGTGGTCCTAGCTTCGCTCTACCTTGGAACAGGACCTCTGGAGCAGGAACTA GTGGATTGCATTGAAACAGCTTTGGAAAGATCCCTGCAGGCATGTGATCCTTCCAGCCTTAGTGTGTCCATTCTGTTAGACTTCACAAGGGGATCCCGGG GACAAAAGAACTCTCGGACCATGCTCCTTCCTATTTTGAGGAGGTTTCCGGAGCAGGTCCGTGTCTCTCTCTTCCACACTCCTAACTTGCGTGGTCTTCTCCGACTCTTAATCCCAGAACGATTCAATGAGACCATTGGCCTTCAGCACATCAAAGTTTATCTCTTTGATGATAACGTGATCTTGAGTGG AGCCAACTTGAGTGAATCCTACTTCACCAATCGTCAGGACCGCTATGTGTTCCTGCAAGATTCACCTGAAATAGCTGACTTCTTCACTGAGCTAGTAGATGCTGTTGGAGATGTTTCACTCCAATTGCAGCAGGACAATTCTGTCAAAGTTGTGGATGGGATGGTCCACCCTTATCAAG GAGACAAGGTGGCCTACTGTGAAGCAGCAAATAAAAGAGTGATGAAAGTGATCGATTCTGCAAGGACGCGGCAAGAGTTTCTCCACTCTCAGAATTTCCACTGCAGCCATGCCGAAGCCCCCTTGTCCAAAGAACCAAAGGCAGTTGGAGACGGGCAGCCTGAACCAGACACATGGATTTATCCACTAATACAGATGAAACCTTTTGGGATTCATATAGATGAGACTGTCACAGAGACGCTCCTGATGGAGGCGGAGCAAGGTGCCAGTGTGTATCTCACCACGGGCTACTTCAATCTTACCCAAGCCTATATGGACCTGATCCTAGGCACAAGGGCAAAGTATCAGATTCTCCTAGCCTCGCCAGAGGTGAATGGGTTCTTTGGGGCCAAGGGGGTGGCAGGTGCCATCCCTGCGGCTTACGTTCACATTGAACAGCAGTTCTTCAGTGAAGTCTGTTTTCTGGGTCAGCAAGAGAGAATCCGACTGCAGGAATACTCTAGAAGTGGGTGGACGTTCCATGCCAAAG gcctctggttGCACCTGGCAGGAAGCAGTCTACCCTGCTTAACTCTGATTGGCTCTCCTAATTTTGGATACAGGTCAGTTCATCGGGACCTGGAAGCACAAGTTGCAATAGTGACAAAAAACAAATCTCTGCAGCAACAGTTTCATCAG GAGCAGCTTTACCTGCGTTCTGGTACCGTATCTGCCTTGACGTTTGAGCAGCCCAATCGCTATGTCCAGCTGTGGGTAAAGATGGTGACACCTTTGATAAAGAACTTCTTCTGA
- the PGS1 gene encoding CDP-diacylglycerol--glycerol-3-phosphate 3-phosphatidyltransferase, mitochondrial isoform X1, with translation MAAVAVVEAPVLWRRLLAFLPRGRPALTALFGRLSDRLTRGRERRARRSSWLLLAPLLSPTVPHLTAPPCCLCPEGSHRFQWIRNLVPEFGIASSHVKVLSSPTEFYELMKGQIKAAKKRVVLASLYLGTGPLEQELVDCIETALERSLQACDPSSLSVSILLDFTRGSRGQKNSRTMLLPILRRFPEQVRVSLFHTPNLRGLLRLLIPERFNETIGLQHIKVYLFDDNVILSGANLSESYFTNRQDRYVFLQDSPEIADFFTELVDAVGDVSLQLQQDNSVKVVDGMVHPYQGDKVAYCEAANKRVMKVIDSARTRQEFLHSQNFHCSHAEAPLSKEPKAVGDGQPEPDTWIYPLIQMKPFGIHIDETVTETLLMEAEQGASVYLTTGYFNLTQAYMDLILGTRAKYQILLASPEVNGFFGAKGVAGAIPAAYVHIEQQFFSEVCFLGQQERIRLQEYSRSGWTFHAKGLWLHLAGSSLPCLTLIGSPNFGYRSVHRDLEAQVAIVTKNKSLQQQFHQEQEQLYLRSGTVSALTFEQPNRYVQLWVKMVTPLIKNFF, from the exons ATGGCGGCGGTTGCGGTGGTCGAGGCTCCTGTGCTATGGCGGCGGCTTCTAGCTTTCTTGCCCCGGGGGAGGCCCGCTTTGACCGCGCTGTTCGGCCGGCTGTCGGACCGCCTCACTCGAGGCCGCGAGCGTCGCGCACGCCG GTCATCATGGCTGCTATTGGCTCCACTGCTGTCTCCTACTGTTCCCCACTTAACAGCCCCACCTTGTTGCCTCTGCCCTGAGGGGTCCCATAGATTTCAGTGGATTAGAAACTTGGTTCCAGAGTTCGGGATTGCCAGTTCCCATGTGAAGGTGCTTTCGTCTCCGACTGAATTCTATGAACTGATGAAG GGACAAATCAAGGCAGCCAAGAAACGAGTGGTCCTAGCTTCGCTCTACCTTGGAACAGGACCTCTGGAGCAGGAACTA GTGGATTGCATTGAAACAGCTTTGGAAAGATCCCTGCAGGCATGTGATCCTTCCAGCCTTAGTGTGTCCATTCTGTTAGACTTCACAAGGGGATCCCGGG GACAAAAGAACTCTCGGACCATGCTCCTTCCTATTTTGAGGAGGTTTCCGGAGCAGGTCCGTGTCTCTCTCTTCCACACTCCTAACTTGCGTGGTCTTCTCCGACTCTTAATCCCAGAACGATTCAATGAGACCATTGGCCTTCAGCACATCAAAGTTTATCTCTTTGATGATAACGTGATCTTGAGTGG AGCCAACTTGAGTGAATCCTACTTCACCAATCGTCAGGACCGCTATGTGTTCCTGCAAGATTCACCTGAAATAGCTGACTTCTTCACTGAGCTAGTAGATGCTGTTGGAGATGTTTCACTCCAATTGCAGCAGGACAATTCTGTCAAAGTTGTGGATGGGATGGTCCACCCTTATCAAG GAGACAAGGTGGCCTACTGTGAAGCAGCAAATAAAAGAGTGATGAAAGTGATCGATTCTGCAAGGACGCGGCAAGAGTTTCTCCACTCTCAGAATTTCCACTGCAGCCATGCCGAAGCCCCCTTGTCCAAAGAACCAAAGGCAGTTGGAGACGGGCAGCCTGAACCAGACACATGGATTTATCCACTAATACAGATGAAACCTTTTGGGATTCATATAGATGAGACTGTCACAGAGACGCTCCTGATGGAGGCGGAGCAAGGTGCCAGTGTGTATCTCACCACGGGCTACTTCAATCTTACCCAAGCCTATATGGACCTGATCCTAGGCACAAGGGCAAAGTATCAGATTCTCCTAGCCTCGCCAGAGGTGAATGGGTTCTTTGGGGCCAAGGGGGTGGCAGGTGCCATCCCTGCGGCTTACGTTCACATTGAACAGCAGTTCTTCAGTGAAGTCTGTTTTCTGGGTCAGCAAGAGAGAATCCGACTGCAGGAATACTCTAGAAGTGGGTGGACGTTCCATGCCAAAG gcctctggttGCACCTGGCAGGAAGCAGTCTACCCTGCTTAACTCTGATTGGCTCTCCTAATTTTGGATACAGGTCAGTTCATCGGGACCTGGAAGCACAAGTTGCAATAGTGACAAAAAACAAATCTCTGCAGCAACAGTTTCATCAG GAACAGGAGCAGCTTTACCTGCGTTCTGGTACCGTATCTGCCTTGACGTTTGAGCAGCCCAATCGCTATGTCCAGCTGTGGGTAAAGATGGTGACACCTTTGATAAAGAACTTCTTCTGA